The following coding sequences lie in one Alloacidobacterium dinghuense genomic window:
- a CDS encoding GH92 family glycosyl hydrolase, translating to MTRFAIALAMLTFGSLSSLAASKDAVSYVNPLIGTQRSAIGYGGTMPFVTTPFGMTDWTPQTRQNKISVVSYNYDDTTISGFIGTHQPAIWMGDYGYVTVIPQVGELRTTPESHKLPYNHASETARPDYYRVSLDAGADGKIDAEMTATERCSIFRFTFPTSAEARVIIEASRPGIAGMASANPEAREITGYNPHRMDAHLGPFALPNFKGYFVVQFQQAPVDMKTYGMDDAKAESSRGAYAEFKPGQTIQVRVGTSFISIEQARANLQREIPEWNFQSVQQNLRAAWNDKLSRLQLSGATDENRTLLYTAIYHALLYPRAFSEYGHYYSAFDDTIHAGESYTAYSIWDTFRAENSMLTLLAPERIDGMITALLQNFKEGGWMPKWPNPSYTNIMIATHADSLVAEAFRKGFHGFDQQVAWQAVYKDAMTPPDGDTTRRWLDREEHTPYEARAGLTYYTQLGYIPTDKTDEASSRTLEDSYDDWCVAQIAKALGRTKDYRFFLKRSLNDRNLYNPALGLMNGKTSDGKWAPIGGGRDDNENRSVSGWTEGDAWVYTWSPLHDQAGLIQLMGGAENYDAKLDQHFSGGHNVHNNEPSHHYGYLYDFGGQPWKTQAMVRKIAAKEYDASPGGLDGDDDCGQMSAWLLFTAMGFYPVNPASGEYMIGSPMYAQLSLTLANGNTFRVEASNNSAENVYIQSASLNGNPLDIPVITWEQIQAGSTLHFVMGPKPSEWGSKWRPSLISVN from the coding sequence ATGACCCGCTTTGCAATCGCCCTTGCCATGCTCACATTCGGATCGCTCTCAAGCCTGGCCGCCTCAAAGGATGCGGTGTCGTACGTGAATCCGTTAATCGGCACGCAGCGCAGCGCCATCGGATACGGCGGCACCATGCCTTTTGTGACGACGCCGTTCGGCATGACGGATTGGACGCCGCAGACGCGACAGAACAAGATCAGCGTCGTGTCATACAACTACGATGACACGACGATCTCGGGATTCATCGGCACCCACCAGCCCGCAATCTGGATGGGCGATTACGGCTATGTAACGGTGATTCCGCAAGTCGGCGAACTACGCACCACGCCGGAATCGCACAAGCTTCCTTACAACCACGCATCTGAGACGGCGCGGCCGGACTACTATCGTGTCTCGCTCGATGCTGGCGCAGACGGCAAGATCGATGCGGAGATGACCGCTACCGAGCGCTGCTCAATTTTCCGCTTCACGTTTCCTACGAGCGCAGAAGCCCGCGTCATCATCGAAGCGTCGCGACCCGGAATTGCGGGAATGGCATCGGCAAATCCTGAAGCGCGCGAGATTACAGGCTATAACCCGCATCGCATGGATGCGCACCTGGGACCCTTCGCGCTGCCGAACTTCAAGGGCTACTTCGTGGTCCAGTTCCAGCAGGCTCCAGTAGACATGAAGACGTATGGCATGGACGATGCCAAAGCTGAATCAAGCCGCGGGGCGTACGCGGAGTTCAAACCCGGGCAGACCATTCAGGTGCGCGTAGGTACGTCATTCATCAGCATCGAGCAGGCACGCGCAAATCTACAGCGCGAAATACCTGAATGGAATTTTCAATCCGTGCAGCAAAATCTTCGCGCTGCGTGGAACGACAAGTTATCGCGGCTTCAGCTCAGCGGAGCGACTGATGAGAACAGGACGTTGCTTTACACGGCCATATATCACGCGCTGTTGTATCCGCGCGCCTTCTCTGAATACGGCCACTACTACAGCGCCTTTGACGACACCATCCACGCCGGAGAGAGCTATACCGCGTACTCCATCTGGGACACCTTCCGCGCCGAGAACAGCATGCTGACACTCCTGGCTCCAGAGCGCATCGACGGCATGATCACCGCCCTTCTCCAGAATTTCAAGGAAGGCGGCTGGATGCCGAAGTGGCCCAATCCGAGCTACACCAACATCATGATTGCAACGCATGCTGACTCGCTCGTTGCCGAAGCCTTCAGAAAAGGCTTCCACGGTTTCGATCAGCAGGTCGCATGGCAGGCAGTCTATAAGGACGCGATGACACCGCCGGACGGAGACACCACGCGCCGATGGCTGGACCGCGAAGAGCATACTCCCTACGAAGCTCGTGCCGGACTCACCTACTACACGCAGCTTGGCTATATTCCAACGGACAAGACTGACGAAGCCTCCTCGCGAACACTGGAGGACAGCTACGACGATTGGTGCGTCGCGCAGATTGCGAAAGCCCTCGGACGAACGAAGGATTACCGTTTCTTCCTCAAGCGATCTTTGAACGACCGCAACCTCTACAACCCCGCACTTGGACTTATGAACGGCAAGACGTCGGACGGCAAGTGGGCGCCCATCGGTGGCGGCAGGGACGACAACGAGAATCGGTCTGTTTCCGGATGGACCGAAGGCGACGCCTGGGTCTATACGTGGTCGCCACTGCACGACCAGGCAGGATTGATCCAGTTAATGGGCGGAGCGGAAAACTATGACGCAAAGCTGGATCAGCACTTCAGTGGTGGTCATAACGTGCACAACAACGAGCCGAGCCACCACTACGGCTATCTGTACGACTTTGGCGGGCAGCCGTGGAAGACGCAGGCGATGGTGCGCAAGATTGCCGCAAAAGAATATGACGCAAGCCCAGGCGGTCTCGATGGAGATGACGATTGCGGCCAGATGTCGGCGTGGCTTCTCTTTACCGCGATGGGCTTTTATCCGGTGAATCCCGCGAGCGGAGAATACATGATCGGAAGCCCGATGTACGCGCAGCTCTCACTCACACTGGCGAATGGAAATACCTTCCGCGTGGAGGCAAGCAACAACTCAGCGGAGAATGTCTATATTCAATCAGCGAGCC